The following proteins are encoded in a genomic region of Corylus avellana chromosome ca4, CavTom2PMs-1.0:
- the LOC132177954 gene encoding oligopeptide transporter 4-like — MESCLANVCFKTYGYMSMAQAVSFLSDFKLGHYMKIPPRSMFLVQIIGTILAATVNLAVAVWLLDSIKNICQDDLLLPDSPWTCPGDRVFFDASVIWGLVGPKRIFGTLGNYAAMNWFFLGGAVGPVIVWLLHKTFPGQSWIPLINLPVLLGATGMMPPATPLNYNAWIIVGTFFNFYIFRYRKQWWQRYNYVLSAALDAGVAFMGVLLYFSLGLENKNVSWWGTGGEHCPLATCPTAKGIVVDGCPVT; from the exons ATGGAAAGCTGCCTAG CCAATGTGTGCTTCAAAACCTATGGTTATATGAGCATGGCTCAGGCTGTCTCCTTCCTCAGTGACTTCAAGCTAGGACATTACATGAAGATTCCTCCAAGATCAATGTTTTTAGTTCAG ATCATAGGAACAATTCTGGCTGCAACCGTCAACCTCGCAGTGGCAGTGTGGTTGCTCGACTCTATTAAGAACATATGCCAGGATGATCTCCTTCTCCCGGACAGTCCCTGGACATGTCCCGGGGACCGGGTCTTCTTTGATGCATCTGTAATTTGGGGTCTGGTAGGACCGAAACGGATATTTGGAACTCTGGGAAACTATGCAGCGATGAATTGGTTCTTCCTTGGAGGTGCAGTAGGGCCAGTTATTGTTTGGCTGCTTCATAAGACATTCCCTGGGCAATCATGGATTCCCTTGATTAACCTTCCAGTCCTCCTCGGAGCAACAGGAATGATGCCACCGGCAACACCCTTGAACTACAATGCCTGGATTATAGTTGgaacatttttcaatttctaCATCTTCCGCTACCGAAAGCAATGGTGGCAGAGGTACAATTATGTTCTTTCAGCAGCACTGGATGCTGGGGTGGCTTTCATGGGTGTGCTATTGTACTTTTCACTGGgcttggaaaacaaaaatgtgtCCTGGTGGGGTACTGGCGGTGAACATTGTCCATTAGCAACATGTCCAACAGCCAAGGGCATAGTGGTTGATGGTTGTCCAGTGACCTAA